One genomic segment of Ignisphaera sp. includes these proteins:
- a CDS encoding sulfide/dihydroorotate dehydrogenase-like FAD/NAD-binding protein, with product MIKIYGATRYTVLRKRILAPKIKEIDIYSPRIARAARAGQFVMVMVDRVSERIPLTIVDWDREDGWIRVVFQEVGVSTIKLGLVDIGEDLYHVSGPHGVPTHISRFGTVAVVGGGVAVAALYPVARAFKEAGNRVVAIIGARSSNLLIYEDKVRSICDELYISTDDGSRGIRGYVSSALEKIFSEGLKLDLVWIVGPVAMMKMCSSVARRYGVRAVASLNPIMVCGIGMCGACRVRVYGKTRFACLEGPEFDALGVDWNELELRLQMYRDEENISLRRFLESGGCIGQDKT from the coding sequence ATGATTAAAATATATGGAGCTACAAGATATACTGTATTGAGGAAGCGGATACTAGCTCCAAAGATCAAGGAGATCGATATCTATTCTCCAAGGATAGCTAGAGCTGCTAGAGCTGGTCAATTCGTTATGGTTATGGTTGATAGAGTGAGTGAGAGAATTCCGTTGACTATAGTTGACTGGGATAGAGAGGATGGATGGATTAGAGTAGTGTTTCAAGAAGTTGGTGTAAGCACAATTAAGTTGGGCTTAGTGGATATTGGAGAAGATCTATACCATGTCTCTGGCCCTCATGGTGTTCCAACACATATCTCTAGGTTTGGAACTGTGGCTGTTGTTGGTGGAGGTGTTGCTGTAGCAGCTTTGTATCCTGTTGCTAGAGCTTTTAAAGAAGCTGGGAATAGAGTTGTAGCTATTATTGGTGCTAGGAGTTCTAATTTGCTTATATACGAAGATAAGGTTAGAAGTATATGTGATGAACTCTACATCTCTACAGACGATGGTAGTAGAGGAATTAGAGGCTATGTATCTAGTGCTCTAGAGAAGATCTTTTCTGAAGGCCTTAAACTAGATCTAGTTTGGATAGTGGGGCCTGTTGCTATGATGAAGATGTGTAGTTCTGTAGCTAGAAGATATGGTGTTAGAGCTGTAGCTAGTTTGAATCCTATAATGGTTTGCGGTATTGGTATGTGTGGTGCTTGTAGAGTCAGAGTCTACGGTAAAACTAGATTTGCTTGTCTTGAGGGACCAGAGTTCGATGCTCTTGGTGTTGACTGGAACGAGCTTGAGCTCAGATTACAGATGTATAGAGATGAAGAGAACATTTCTTTAAGAAGATTTCTAGAGAGTGGTGGCTGTATTGGTCAAGATAAGACCTAG
- a CDS encoding pyridoxal-phosphate dependent enzyme: MQDVENLYCEEGIDTQEFISLAREILSRGGIDRAIVVDGYRVIENCKLFQTLKKLGVRRIPVSRGIENTFVPLEVMGFFEDIQPSIYRVFRDTEELLYKNWPTPLVKLSRVSIDDRVVWAKLEGFNPWSMSIKDRVGWYMYRKVAEAYGRRNLGLLVESTSTNTGLAIAAIANMYLSKLRAYIPSTVSQTGELMLKVFGADVVRSTKQLTVELIDEVNEIARKEKAIHLNQFYNDANFEVHLRYTAKELELQIREAGIAPRAIIGGLGTSGHMSAIALYFKSRFRGIKIYGVVPREGTIIQGIRRIESGMKWIHYIDIDGVIEVSLEEAIQSIIHIARREGILIGLSSGAVYTGYRKLVENGELNEGDYILVFPDHGYKYTEHLQRYLNSINSNIKPMDSEI, translated from the coding sequence ATGCAAGATGTTGAAAATCTCTACTGTGAAGAAGGTATAGATACTCAAGAATTCATTAGTTTAGCTAGAGAGATTTTGAGTAGAGGTGGTATAGATAGAGCTATTGTTGTTGATGGATATAGAGTTATAGAGAACTGCAAGCTTTTCCAAACACTTAAGAAACTCGGGGTTAGAAGAATACCTGTATCTCGTGGCATTGAGAATACATTTGTACCTCTCGAGGTAATGGGATTTTTCGAAGATATTCAACCCAGTATCTATAGAGTTTTTAGAGATACTGAAGAACTTCTCTACAAGAATTGGCCAACACCTCTAGTGAAGCTCTCTAGAGTCTCTATAGATGATAGAGTTGTTTGGGCTAAACTAGAGGGATTCAATCCATGGAGTATGAGTATTAAGGATAGAGTGGGATGGTATATGTATAGAAAAGTTGCTGAAGCCTACGGCAGAAGAAATCTGGGGCTTCTCGTGGAATCAACATCAACAAACACAGGTCTAGCTATAGCTGCTATAGCCAATATGTATCTCTCTAAACTTAGAGCATACATACCTTCAACAGTTTCACAAACAGGTGAGCTTATGTTAAAGGTATTTGGTGCTGATGTTGTAAGATCTACTAAACAGTTAACAGTAGAGCTTATAGATGAAGTTAATGAGATAGCTAGAAAAGAGAAGGCTATACATCTTAACCAGTTCTACAATGATGCTAATTTCGAGGTTCATCTAAGGTATACAGCAAAAGAGTTAGAGCTACAGATCAGAGAAGCAGGTATAGCTCCTAGAGCCATAATCGGTGGCCTAGGGACCTCTGGACATATGTCTGCCATAGCCCTCTACTTCAAGAGCAGGTTCAGAGGAATCAAGATCTATGGTGTAGTACCTAGAGAAGGAACAATTATACAGGGTATAAGGCGAATCGAATCAGGTATGAAGTGGATACATTATATCGATATAGATGGAGTTATAGAGGTTTCACTCGAAGAAGCTATACAGTCTATCATACATATAGCTAGAAGAGAAGGTATACTAATTGGATTAAGCAGTGGCGCTGTATATACAGGTTATAGAAAACTTGTAGAAAATGGTGAACTAAATGAAGGTGACTATATACTGGTGTTCCCAGATCATGGATACAAATATACTGAACATCTACAGAGATACCTAAACAGTATCAATAGCAATATAAAACCTATGGATTCAGAAATTTGA
- the gltA gene encoding NADPH-dependent glutamate synthase, whose amino-acid sequence MVKIRPRVSIPKRNPLDRVKDFDEVVLGYSEKEAIEEASRCIQCSTKPCVQGCPIGIDIPRFIKLIKKQRYEEAYRVIIERCPIPAVTGRVCPQEKQCEKFCTLAKLGEPIAIGALERFVADWIHQHGVDIEDKYRGCRRGRIAIVGSGPAGIVVAYDLVRLGYEVTVFEALHAAGGVLMYGIPEFRLPKKIVDYEVKRLLDLEINIELGVIVGRTISIYDLLDKFDAVFIGTGAGHPRLLEIPEENLNHIYTANEYLTRVNLMKAYLFPCYDTPIRRGRYVAVIGGGNTALDVARSALRLGAKEVFVVYRRSRNEMPARSEEISNAEEEGVKFLFLVQPIEFIGNGSVSEIKLMKMRLSEPDETGRPRPIPTGETISLQVDTVVNAIGFHPNPLIPMTVPEIKIDNKGRIVVDREGRTTLSRVYAGGDIVVGEGTVIEAMRWGKIATQTIHRDLSLER is encoded by the coding sequence TTGGTCAAGATAAGACCTAGAGTATCTATCCCAAAGAGAAATCCTCTAGATAGAGTAAAAGACTTTGATGAAGTTGTTCTAGGGTATAGTGAGAAAGAAGCTATAGAAGAAGCATCTAGATGTATACAGTGTTCTACTAAACCATGTGTACAGGGATGCCCTATAGGAATAGATATTCCGCGATTCATAAAGCTGATCAAGAAACAGAGATATGAAGAAGCTTACAGAGTTATCATAGAGAGATGCCCTATACCTGCTGTAACTGGTCGTGTATGTCCTCAAGAAAAACAATGTGAAAAGTTCTGTACATTAGCTAAACTGGGTGAACCAATAGCTATAGGTGCTCTTGAGCGATTTGTAGCTGATTGGATTCACCAACACGGTGTGGATATAGAGGATAAGTACAGAGGGTGTAGAAGAGGTAGAATTGCTATTGTAGGTTCTGGACCAGCTGGAATAGTTGTTGCTTACGATCTAGTTCGACTCGGATACGAAGTAACAGTATTTGAGGCTCTTCATGCTGCTGGAGGAGTTCTGATGTACGGTATCCCAGAGTTTAGGTTACCGAAGAAGATAGTTGATTACGAAGTAAAACGTCTACTTGATCTAGAGATCAACATAGAACTTGGGGTCATAGTTGGTAGAACAATCTCTATCTATGATCTTTTAGACAAATTCGATGCAGTATTCATAGGTACTGGAGCAGGTCATCCACGACTTCTAGAGATTCCTGAAGAAAATCTTAACCACATCTATACAGCTAACGAGTATCTAACTAGAGTAAACTTGATGAAGGCCTACCTCTTCCCATGTTATGATACACCAATACGTAGAGGTAGATATGTAGCTGTTATTGGTGGAGGAAATACAGCTCTAGATGTAGCTCGATCAGCTCTTAGGCTAGGAGCAAAAGAAGTTTTTGTTGTTTATCGTAGATCTAGAAACGAGATGCCTGCAAGATCAGAAGAGATAAGCAATGCTGAAGAAGAAGGTGTTAAGTTTTTGTTCTTAGTTCAACCAATAGAGTTCATAGGCAATGGCTCTGTCTCAGAGATAAAGTTAATGAAAATGAGGCTTAGTGAACCAGATGAAACTGGAAGACCGAGACCTATACCAACAGGTGAAACAATATCGCTACAAGTTGATACAGTTGTTAATGCTATAGGTTTTCACCCCAATCCATTAATACCTATGACTGTACCCGAGATAAAGATAGACAATAAAGGGAGGATAGTAGTTGATAGAGAAGGGAGAACAACTCTATCGAGAGTCTATGCTGGAGGAGATATAGTGGTAGGAGAAGGGACAGTAATAGAGGCTATGAGATGGGGTAAAATAGCTACACAAACAATACACAGAGACTTATCGTTAGAGAGATAG
- a CDS encoding type I restriction endonuclease, whose protein sequence is MVSCLDNLIEIIKKLRERIERYRNLLEKNEMLTRYVLIDPLLRALGWDIENPEQVRSEEKQGAGVPDYVLYVGEERIIAIEAKSLGTSLDEKQIIELGFKYGWQNKIPYFIITNGDRWDIYDLRELGSKKVTSISISKGDPGEVVLRLLPLWRSLFASQKKIELVKPLIEEVKAQPPAVEGKKPAPEELNLEQVKKFYDCLTDSGKVLIEIAYEAWKEGILLSKDEIIEEMKKEA, encoded by the coding sequence ATGGTGAGTTGTCTCGATAATCTTATTGAAATAATTAAGAAGCTAAGGGAACGCATCGAGAGGTACAGAAACTTGCTTGAGAAGAACGAAATGCTGACACGATACGTACTGATAGACCCATTGCTTAGGGCACTTGGATGGGATATTGAAAATCCGGAGCAGGTTAGATCTGAAGAGAAACAGGGAGCAGGGGTTCCGGACTACGTTCTCTACGTAGGTGAGGAGAGAATCATAGCGATAGAGGCAAAAAGTCTGGGAACCAGTCTAGACGAGAAGCAAATTATCGAACTAGGCTTTAAGTATGGTTGGCAAAACAAGATACCTTACTTCATCATTACCAACGGCGATAGATGGGATATATACGATTTAAGAGAACTTGGAAGCAAAAAAGTAACCTCAATAAGTATTTCAAAAGGAGATCCAGGAGAGGTGGTATTGAGACTTTTACCGTTATGGCGTTCTCTTTTTGCATCTCAGAAGAAAATCGAGCTAGTCAAACCCCTAATAGAGGAAGTTAAAGCACAACCACCAGCAGTTGAGGGGAAAAAGCCCGCACCTGAAGAGCTAAACCTCGAGCAAGTTAAAAAGTTCTATGATTGCTTAACAGATTCTGGGAAAGTCCTAATCGAGATAGCATATGAAGCGTGGAAGGAAGGAATATTATTAAGTAAAGATGAAATTATTGAGGAGATGAAAAAAGAGGCATAG
- a CDS encoding DUF3782 domain-containing protein codes for MGFAFDWRTLEEVVERAVRRARAEELKDVADAVKTLADYMKIGFEKVFQVLQEHSKRLEEHSKRIEELSRRIEEHSKRLEEHSKRIEELSRRIEEHSKRLEEHSKRIEELSKRVARFEVVVGSVTRRVGIDLEKTILSLYRDVLVWFGVEDVDKVEKFVYIDAEGRYMGKGDTLEIDIYIHNKEIFFIEVKSFVDVEDVMWFNHKCSIASRIIGKEPKRKIMVSIHSVKEALAQAKKYEIDIIYGELID; via the coding sequence TTGGGTTTTGCGTTTGATTGGAGGACTCTTGAGGAAGTTGTTGAGAGGGCTGTTAGGAGAGCTAGAGCTGAGGAACTCAAAGATGTTGCTGATGCCGTTAAAACTTTAGCAGACTATATGAAGATAGGTTTCGAGAAAGTATTCCAAGTGCTACAGGAACATTCGAAGAGGTTGGAGGAGCATTCTAAAAGGATTGAGGAATTGTCTAGGAGGATTGAAGAACATTCGAAGAGGTTGGAGGAGCATTCTAAAAGGATTGAGGAATTGTCTAGGAGGATTGAAGAACATTCGAAGAGGTTGGAGGAGCATTCTAAAAGGATTGAAGAACTATCTAAGCGTGTAGCAAGGTTTGAGGTTGTTGTTGGTTCTGTAACACGTAGAGTTGGAATTGACTTAGAGAAAACTATTCTTAGTCTATATAGAGATGTTCTTGTTTGGTTTGGTGTAGAGGATGTTGATAAAGTCGAGAAATTTGTTTACATAGACGCAGAGGGTAGGTATATGGGTAAAGGGGATACCTTAGAGATAGATATCTATATCCACAACAAGGAGATATTCTTTATCGAGGTTAAGAGCTTTGTTGATGTAGAAGATGTTATGTGGTTTAACCATAAATGCAGTATAGCATCGAGAATAATTGGAAAAGAGCCGAAGAGAAAAATCATGGTATCGATACACTCTGTTAAAGAAGCGCTAGCTCAAGCAAAGAAATACGAAATAGATATTATCTACGGGGAACTAATAGATTGA
- a CDS encoding ABC transporter substrate-binding protein — MSKEGLIPIFAISLLLLNVVLGVVAPLTAQAVPHGPWVDEVVFLEEAEAAKAVERLLVGDIHIYFDDIGDPELFKTVRERGLAYDISYGLYYEITLNPVGPEFPKPQREDVIFNPFSNPKIREALNYIIDREYVANEILGGLAIPRFTAITPSFPDYARYADLVMEIENEYRYNFEKGKSIIYEEMVKMGAEMREGKWYYKDKPVKLIFLIRVEDARRAIGDYVASQLEKIGFIVERVYGKSADLAPLWLRGDPAEGRWHLYTGGWITTAISRDDADNFGYFYTKLGRPEPLWQAYVNDPEFYVVAERLWNRDYKSITERDELMRKALWLSMKESQRIWVVHLTSIWVRRPELELAADLAGGYSGSWLWPYTIRFSNKIGGTVKVGIPSIMTQPWNPIGGSNWIFDQTIIRATGEVAVLPDPYTGLYHPLRVKKAEVYVSKDLEGQIRASLPWVSLEYVNEITVPTDAWWKFNSTTNIIETVPPGTKAKVKVVVQYQDDLFKNYRWHDGSTFDLADIVYIFLLTFDRANPASPLYDEAYISSFQAFMQVFKGFRIVKEDPLVIEYYTDTWYMDAEWIAATAANAFWPYYSQGPGPWHVVAVAARTEAEGRLAFTADKSGKLNVEWMNLIAGPSLAILAETLDKCIQDGYIPYQPVLGRYLTKDEAVTRYQNLKTWYQNYKHFWVGNGPFSLKSVDVTAKIVTLAAYREYIDTAERWAIFSKPPVAAISIKVPDTIYPGTKAEIPIEVTVDGKPYEVTYIDYVKYVISHAGGSLTGYARCIADGKCVIELDGTQTALMVPGPAKVTVIGVSKLVGIPTIASSVLRVSTVIDYVALQLAKTEADLSAKMSRLESTLTDKLSVQEETINALRSEIQSLRTMLYISIGVAVVAIVVSIALGLLLRRGSVAGH; from the coding sequence ATGAGTAAAGAAGGTTTAATACCTATATTCGCTATATCGTTATTGCTATTGAACGTAGTTCTTGGTGTGGTAGCGCCATTAACTGCTCAAGCAGTACCACATGGACCATGGGTAGATGAAGTTGTATTTCTTGAAGAAGCTGAAGCAGCTAAAGCAGTTGAAAGACTTTTAGTAGGCGATATACACATATACTTCGACGATATAGGTGATCCAGAGCTCTTTAAGACTGTAAGAGAGAGAGGACTAGCCTACGATATATCGTATGGCTTGTACTACGAGATAACTCTTAACCCTGTAGGTCCTGAGTTCCCTAAGCCACAGAGAGAAGATGTTATATTCAATCCGTTCTCTAATCCAAAGATTAGGGAAGCCCTTAACTATATAATAGACAGAGAGTACGTAGCAAACGAGATCTTAGGAGGACTAGCTATACCAAGGTTTACAGCTATAACACCTAGCTTCCCCGATTACGCTAGATATGCTGACTTAGTTATGGAGATTGAAAACGAGTATAGATACAACTTCGAGAAAGGTAAGAGCATTATATACGAAGAAATGGTTAAGATGGGTGCAGAAATGCGCGAAGGTAAATGGTACTATAAAGATAAACCTGTGAAATTGATATTCTTGATAAGAGTAGAAGATGCTAGAAGAGCTATAGGAGACTATGTAGCGTCCCAGCTAGAGAAAATAGGTTTCATCGTTGAGAGAGTATACGGTAAAAGTGCAGATCTAGCCCCGCTATGGCTAAGAGGAGACCCTGCTGAAGGTAGATGGCATCTATATACAGGTGGATGGATAACAACAGCTATTTCCAGAGATGATGCTGATAACTTTGGCTACTTCTACACTAAGCTAGGTAGACCAGAACCACTATGGCAAGCATACGTAAATGACCCCGAGTTCTATGTTGTAGCAGAAAGACTATGGAATAGAGACTACAAATCAATTACAGAAAGAGACGAGCTCATGAGGAAAGCTCTTTGGCTATCCATGAAGGAATCCCAGAGAATATGGGTAGTCCACCTAACATCTATATGGGTAAGAAGACCTGAACTTGAGCTAGCAGCTGATCTTGCTGGTGGATACTCAGGTTCGTGGTTATGGCCCTACACTATAAGGTTCTCCAACAAAATTGGGGGTACAGTAAAGGTAGGTATACCTAGCATAATGACCCAGCCATGGAACCCAATAGGTGGCAGCAACTGGATATTCGATCAAACCATTATAAGGGCTACAGGTGAAGTAGCAGTACTCCCAGACCCCTACACAGGTCTATACCATCCGCTTAGAGTTAAGAAAGCAGAGGTCTATGTATCTAAAGATCTCGAGGGACAGATTAGAGCATCACTACCGTGGGTAAGCCTAGAATACGTTAACGAGATAACAGTTCCAACAGATGCTTGGTGGAAATTCAACAGCACAACAAACATTATAGAGACTGTACCTCCAGGCACAAAAGCAAAAGTCAAGGTTGTTGTTCAATACCAGGATGATCTATTCAAGAACTATAGATGGCACGATGGAAGTACATTCGATTTAGCTGACATAGTATACATATTCTTATTAACATTCGATAGAGCTAACCCAGCTAGCCCGCTATACGATGAAGCATATATATCTTCATTCCAAGCATTTATGCAGGTATTCAAAGGATTTAGAATTGTTAAAGAAGATCCTCTTGTAATAGAGTACTACACAGATACATGGTACATGGACGCTGAATGGATAGCTGCAACAGCTGCAAATGCTTTCTGGCCATACTATAGCCAAGGACCTGGTCCTTGGCATGTAGTAGCTGTAGCTGCTCGCACTGAAGCAGAAGGAAGGCTTGCATTTACAGCCGATAAATCTGGGAAACTTAATGTTGAGTGGATGAACCTTATAGCAGGTCCATCTCTTGCAATATTAGCAGAAACACTAGATAAATGTATCCAAGATGGATACATACCATATCAGCCGGTGCTAGGTAGATACCTAACTAAGGATGAAGCTGTTACCAGGTACCAGAACCTAAAGACGTGGTACCAGAACTACAAACACTTCTGGGTTGGCAATGGACCATTCTCCCTAAAGTCTGTTGATGTAACTGCAAAGATAGTAACACTAGCTGCTTATAGGGAATACATAGATACTGCTGAGAGATGGGCTATATTCTCAAAACCACCAGTAGCGGCTATTAGCATAAAAGTTCCAGATACTATCTATCCAGGCACTAAAGCTGAAATACCAATTGAGGTAACAGTTGATGGAAAACCATACGAGGTTACATACATAGACTATGTTAAATACGTAATATCGCATGCAGGTGGATCTTTAACAGGCTACGCTAGATGTATTGCTGATGGTAAATGTGTTATTGAGTTGGATGGAACACAAACAGCTTTAATGGTACCAGGTCCTGCTAAAGTAACCGTCATCGGTGTTTCGAAGCTTGTAGGTATACCGACAATAGCAAGTAGTGTGCTAAGAGTTTCAACAGTTATCGATTATGTAGCGCTTCAGCTTGCAAAAACAGAAGCTGATCTAAGTGCTAAAATGTCAAGGTTAGAGAGTACGTTAACAGATAAGCTATCAGTACAAGAAGAAACTATAAATGCTTTAAGGTCGGAGATACAGAGCTTAAGAACAATGCTGTATATATCAATTGGTGTAGCAGTAGTTGCTATAGTTGTAAGCATAGCGCTAGGCTTATTACTAAGGAGAGGTAGTGTAGCAGGTCACTAA